The sequence below is a genomic window from Equus caballus isolate H_3958 breed thoroughbred chromosome 11, TB-T2T, whole genome shotgun sequence.
AGGCCCTGGTCTCTCTTTTCCAGCCTGTTAGTTGCTAACaccacacccccacacccccacccccccgtgcacacacacaccagcccTCTTCTTGCCAGTACATCCCTTGCATCCTGCCCCGACCCCCCACCACTCCAGCCTCTGATTCTCGCTTCCCCCAGCTCAGCGCAGACTGGCTGAAGCTCTGAAGAAGCACCGTTCAGGGCTCAAGTCTAAGAACTGGGTCTACAAGGTGTGTGTTCTAGGGCAGAGGTGAGAGGCTTAAAGGGCCAGCTCAGCCCCAGAAATGGGGTCGGCTGAGTGGCAAGGAAGGGTATGCGGGGTTCTGCACATTTGATTCCCACCCCTGTTTCAGATCCTTGGGGGTTTTGCCCCTGAGCAGAAGGAGACCACCCCACCCTCGGACAACACTCAGTCCCTCCCTGAGCCAGAGGGAGGACTCAAGTGTCTGATCCCAGACAGTGCTGTGTGCAGAGGGGAGCTGCTGGGCTCCGGCTGCTTTGGTGTGGTGCACCGAGGGCTGTGGACACTGCCCAGCGGCCAGAGTGTGAGTGTCCAGGGAGCCTACTTCATTCTGGGTACCCAGGCCAGCTGCCCCCTCTATTCTGTGTGCCCTCTCTGCTCTGGCCCTGGCAGAGCTGCTCCCTAGGGTGCATGATgatgctctccccacccccaggtcccAGTGGCTGTCAAGTCCCTGCGAGTGGGTCCAGAAGGCCCTATGGGCACAGAGCTGGGGGATTTCCTGCGAGAAGTGTCCATCATGATGAACTTGGAGCACCCACACGTGCTGCGACTGCATGGCCTCGTACTGGGCCAGCCTCTGCAGATGGTGAGCAGTGCCTGACACTGGCTCCTGGAGCAGCCCCAGGGTTGGTGTGCGACAGGAGGGTGGGCGGCCCGAATCCCGTGGGGCTGGACCACTGCTCAGGCGGTGCTATGCTCCCGCAGGTGATGGAGCTGGCACCACTGGGCTCCCTGCACGCACGTCTGACCGCTCCGCCCCCTACACCTCCGCTGCCAGTGGCcctgctctgcctcttcctgcgGCAGTTGGCGGGGGCAATGGCGTACCTGGGGGCCCGCGGGCTGGTGCACCGAGACCTCGCTACGCGCAACCTGTTGCTGGCTTCGCCACGAATAATCAAGGTGGCCGACTTCGGGCTGGTGCGGCCGCTGGGCGGTGCCCGGGGCCGCTATGTCATGGGCGGACCCCGGCCCATCCCGTTTGCCTggtgaggggcggggcccggggggTGGTCTGGCTTCGAGCCCGGAAGAGAGGGGGCGGATCTGGAGGGCACTAGCTAAGGGGGAGTGATGAGGGGGCTGGTCCTCCGAGGGAGGCTGGACAGGAGGAGTCGTCGGGTCTAGAAGGGGGTGCAAAGGAGGACTTAAGAGGACGGCGGGAGCGTCAAGGGAGCGTGTTCGGTGGAAGGTGGGAGCTCCGAGGGGCACATATCCGGCCCCCTTCAGCTCTACTTCCGCAGGTGTGCTCCAGAGAGCCTGCGCCACGGGCTCTTCTCTTCTGCCTCGGACGTGTGGATGTTTGGGGTGACGCTGTGGGAGATGTTCTCCGGGGGtgaggagccctgggctggggtccCACCGTACCTCATCCTGCAGAGGCTGGAGAAGGACCGAGCCAGGCTGCCTAGGCCTCCCCTCTGCTCCAGGGCCCTCTACGCCCTCGCCTTGCGCTGCTGGGCCCCCCATCCTGCTGACCGGCCTAGCTTTTCCCACCTGGAGGGGCTGCTCCAAGAGGTGGGAACCCCTGCCTCCCAGATACACTCAGTCTCTCttccctccattctctctcccAGGGACAAGACCAATAAATATTGACTCCTGGGCTGGGATCTGGGACCTGGCTGTGAACAAAACAGGTTCAGTCCCTATCTGCAGGGAGCCCAGAGCCCTGGGGAGGCAGCTTGGGGCTACACAGATGCAGGCTGAAggacctggggctggggctgggccagagaaggggagcacagagcagagagCAGTAGGTTACAGTGGGTGTCTGACAGGCAGAGGAAAAGAAGTTCAGAATGGGAGGAGGAATAAAAGTAACTAAAGCGGTAGAGGTGCCAGGGGCTGTGCCATGGGGGAGGTTTGTAAGGCACGATAAATAGCTAGAGCTAACACACAGAGCCCTTGGCCCGTGTAAGATACTGCACTACATGCTTTACATGCATCCTTATGCCTGTTcactcactgaatcctcaccaCCCACCGAGGTCATTATTATCTCGATGTTACAGATTTGGTGGTAAGGCACTGAcagtttaagtgacttgcctaaagtcacacagtagGTGgaagagttgggatttgaaccagcaaatcTGACTTGAGGTGTTCCCTAAATCACTATACTCTACTGTTAAAGgagtttatgtatgtatgtatgtatgtatgtatttatttgctgaggaagattggccctgagctaacatctgttgccaatcttcctctttttgcttgaggaagattgtccctgtgctaacatccatgccagtcttcctccactttgtatgtgggacgccaccacagaatggtctgatgagcagtgtgtaggtccactccagggatccgaacccatgaaccccaggccaccaaagccgagcgtgtgaacttaaccactacaccactgggctggctctaaAGGGGTTTATTTAGTCTTTACTCTGAGGGCACCTGGGAGCCCTGGAAGGGTTTTGAGCAAGGGAGTTACAAGCCATCTTTATATGTTGTATCACTCTGGCTTGGTGCAAGAATGGATTAGAGAGGTGATACTGAAGATGGGCAGACTAGGTAGGTGACAATGACTGTGAAGCAGAAGCGATATGAAGATGTCTGGGTGAGAGTCAAGGCATGggactggaaagaaatggaaaatttccaGAGGTGCTTGGGAGGCAGATCTGATGGGCCTGGGTGTGGAGGAAAAGCAGTATACAGGATGACTCCCCACTTGGTCCCCCTAGGTAGAGACAGGGCCCCCCTTTGTTGCTCCCTGACCCCTGGGCTGTGTCCAGTTTGGCATGGCATCcagtctgtctcccccactggatTACAACTGGGGGACAGGGACAGTTCCACCCTGGGCGAGGACAAGGACATACCTGGTATGGGTTTGATTGGTGGGTGCATAAATTAGagtctcctttcttctctgctcccATGATGTTACCCCTCTGACTCAAGCCACAAGCCCAGCCACCCTTTCCTCCTGTCTCTACAGGCCTGGCCTCCTGAGGGACGTTGTGTGAGGGATGTCACAGAGCTAGGTGCCCTGAAAATGGAGTCTGGGGACCCCATCACTATCATcgagggcaggtgagggccccatGCCTCCCACCCATCCCCAGGAGGACGACTCCCTCTCAACCTTCCTGACTTTGGTCCCATCTCTGCTTCTTCCCAGCTCCTTGAACCCTGATCCTCTGcctcatctcctcctctccccactgggCCCCGAGAGCTCCACCACAGTGCTGGCCTCCCCGCTGGAGCCACCACAGGCCCATAGAGCCCTTTTGTGTTAGGAAGAAAAAGGCTTCCCTTCCTCCAGGCAGATGTGGCTCCATGGCCCACAGCTTGTGAGCTGAATGTGGGCCAGAGCCCAGTCCGCGtgccacccccgcccccatccccttCACCAGTGCCTCTTCCCACAGCCCCGACTCTGCAACCTGGAAGGGCCAGAATGGTCGCACATTCAAAGTGGGCAGCTTCCCAGCCTCGGCAGTGACGCTGGCAGACTTGGGGGGCTTGCCAGCCACCCGTCCAGTCCACAGAGGCTCTCCTGCCCGGGGAGAATGTCGCCAGGGAAGCATAGATGGGTGAGGACTTGAAAGAGTTGGGGGCAGAGCTAGACTGGGGGAGTTAACCAAGTTCAGCAACTTCTCTGGAAGGGAAGcttggggagggggccagggcgAAGCTGGTGGGGAGGCTGGACTTGCCTCCCAGCTGGAGCTTCCACTCTGGGTGGGAGCCCCAGAGAGTTTCTTTGGGAGGGGACATTGATCTGTGGGGTGTGTGTGGAGAATGAATGGATCACTCTCCAACAGGGACAGAGTGAAGGCAAAGCTTCGGGATCCCCCTCCAGCCCGGGGCCAGAGAAGGGGTGAGCCCCTGCAGAAGATGAAAGGTGGGCGTGGAGGTGGGGACAGGGCCTCCAGGGTCTCTGAGGATCAAGAACCACCCTCTAGTTCTGCCCCCTGCTCTGAATCCATGCTTTGCATATGCTTTCCTTCCCCCACATTCTGCCTATTGACATCCTAGGTGTACTCTAAGGTCTGCCCTCCTCACTGAACAGCATTTCCCCTCTGTAGCCCCTGCACTCTCAGTTCTTTGGGTCCTCAGCTGCCTGGGCCTGGGTGTCTGTTCTGTATACCTGTCTTACTATCCCACCTAACCCAAGGACCACCCTGAGGGCAGCATAGACATAGAacaggagggcagggcctggcatcCGGGCTTCCTTTCAGGTCATTTCTTTCTCAACTGTGCAGGCATTTCCAAGAGTCTGGAATCGGTTCTGTCCCTGGGTCCCCGCCCcacaggaggtggttccagcccaCCGGAACTTCGACATGCCAGAGCTGTGCCCCAGGGACCTCCAGGCCTGCCACCCCGCCCTCCCTTTGCCTCAGGCTCTTCTCAGCCCAGTCAGACCCCCAGGGAGCAGCCTCCCTGGCCCAAAAGAGAACCCCCCCACAGTCACCCCATGGGCGCGCCAGGAGCCAGCAAAGCCACCGTCCCCTCTGGAGGCCTCTCACCCGACTCCG
It includes:
- the TNK1 gene encoding non-receptor tyrosine-protein kinase TNK1 isoform X2, which translates into the protein MLPEVGSVWLLRLLRDIQLAQFYQPILEELNVTRPEHFDFVRPEDLDGIGMGRPAQRRLAEALKKHRSGLKSKNWVYKILGGFAPEQKETTPPSDNTQSLPEPEGGLKCLIPDSAVCRGELLGSGCFGVVHRGLWTLPSGQSVPVAVKSLRVGPEGPMGTELGDFLREVSIMMNLEHPHVLRLHGLVLGQPLQMVMELAPLGSLHARLTAPPPTPPLPVALLCLFLRQLAGAMAYLGARGLVHRDLATRNLLLASPRIIKVADFGLVRPLGGARGRYVMGGPRPIPFAWCAPESLRHGLFSSASDVWMFGVTLWEMFSGGEEPWAGVPPYLILQRLEKDRARLPRPPLCSRALYALALRCWAPHPADRPSFSHLEGLLQEAWPPEGRCVRDVTELGALKMESGDPITIIEGSPDSATWKGQNGRTFKVGSFPASAVTLADLGGLPATRPVHRGSPARGECRQGSIDGDRVKAKLRDPPPARGQRRGISKSLESVLSLGPRPTGGGSSPPELRHARAVPQGPPGLPPRPPFASGSSQPSQTPREQPPWPKREPPHSHPMGAPGASKATVPSGGLSPDSEFQRRIMEVELSVHGVTHQECQAALRATGGDVVSAIRNLKVDQLFHLSSRSRADCRRILEHYQWDLSAASRYVLARP
- the TNK1 gene encoding non-receptor tyrosine-protein kinase TNK1 isoform X3; amino-acid sequence: MALAWAGLILGGFAPEQKETTPPSDNTQSLPEPEGGLKCLIPDSAVCRGELLGSGCFGVVHRGLWTLPSGQSVPVAVKSLRVGPEGPMGTELGDFLREVSIMMNLEHPHVLRLHGLVLGQPLQMVMELAPLGSLHARLTAPPPTPPLPVALLCLFLRQLAGAMAYLGARGLVHRDLATRNLLLASPRIIKVADFGLVRPLGGARGRYVMGGPRPIPFAWCAPESLRHGLFSSASDVWMFGVTLWEMFSGGEEPWAGVPPYLILQRLEKDRARLPRPPLCSRALYALALRCWAPHPADRPSFSHLEGLLQEAWPPEGRCVRDVTELGALKMESGDPITIIEGSPDSATWKGQNGRTFKVGSFPASAVTLADLGGLPATRPVHRGSPARGECRQGSIDGDRVKAKLRDPPPARGQRRGEPLQKMKGISKSLESVLSLGPRPTGGGSSPPELRHARAVPQGPPGLPPRPPFASGSSQPSQTPREQPPWPKREPPHSHPMGAPGASKATVPSGGLSPDSEFQRRIMEVELSVHGVTHQECQAALRATGGDVVSAIRNLKVDQLFHLSSRSRADCRRILEHYQWDLSAASRYVLARP
- the TNK1 gene encoding non-receptor tyrosine-protein kinase TNK1 isoform X1, whose translation is MLPEVGSVWLLRLLRDIQLAQFYQPILEELNVTRPEHFDFVRPEDLDGIGMGRPAQRRLAEALKKHRSGLKSKNWVYKILGGFAPEQKETTPPSDNTQSLPEPEGGLKCLIPDSAVCRGELLGSGCFGVVHRGLWTLPSGQSVPVAVKSLRVGPEGPMGTELGDFLREVSIMMNLEHPHVLRLHGLVLGQPLQMVMELAPLGSLHARLTAPPPTPPLPVALLCLFLRQLAGAMAYLGARGLVHRDLATRNLLLASPRIIKVADFGLVRPLGGARGRYVMGGPRPIPFAWCAPESLRHGLFSSASDVWMFGVTLWEMFSGGEEPWAGVPPYLILQRLEKDRARLPRPPLCSRALYALALRCWAPHPADRPSFSHLEGLLQEAWPPEGRCVRDVTELGALKMESGDPITIIEGSPDSATWKGQNGRTFKVGSFPASAVTLADLGGLPATRPVHRGSPARGECRQGSIDGDRVKAKLRDPPPARGQRRGEPLQKMKGISKSLESVLSLGPRPTGGGSSPPELRHARAVPQGPPGLPPRPPFASGSSQPSQTPREQPPWPKREPPHSHPMGAPGASKATVPSGGLSPDSEFQRRIMEVELSVHGVTHQECQAALRATGGDVVSAIRNLKVDQLFHLSSRSRADCRRILEHYQWDLSAASRYVLARP